From Brassica rapa cultivar Chiifu-401-42 chromosome A06, CAAS_Brap_v3.01, whole genome shotgun sequence:
AATCCTTCTTCTCGCCTTAAATCTTCGTCGTCCACGTGTACTTGCCTTCCCCGGGACCCTCCAGCTCCACCTCCCATTTGTACTTCCTCTCTCTGGAGCCCTTAGGACCGACCATTCGCTCAAACTTAGTTTCGAGCTCGGAAACTTGGTCGCAGAGATACTGGAGAGGATACTCCGGCTCCGCCGTCTGGCACACCAGCTGGTACTTGCAAGACGGGATATATCTTGATCTTGACCAGATCCGTCACAGTTTCGAATAGATCGAGAGGGGACGGTGAATCCGAAGGGGAAGGCGAGATCTTCGACATCTTCGTCGTTGTGGATGAAGGAAGGAAAGAATGAAGAAGGGTCGAGAATGGAGGTTTTATCGGACGATGAGAGGAGAGCAGGTGTAGTAGGGATCGATGAGATCGAGTCTACAAATCCAGCTCATGATGGTTGTTTTTGACTCGGGGTTAAGCTATCTCAGCGAATCAGGCCACGAGTGAGTCTGGTGTTCAAAGTAATAATGATATTGATGCCTAGTGTGATAAGAAACAAAAGCTCTTTTGATTTGTCCTTGTTTACGATGATGTCGATGAAACAAATACAAGAATGAACAAGACGACAAATTCTTGAGTTTTACGTAGAACAAGTGGGCCTCAAATGGCTAATTTGACACCTTCAAATCCGGAAATCCGGTTCGTCATTTCTATGGTTTTTGAATTTCAATTTTCAAATAAAGCTTTCGATGCTCGTATTATAATATGTATTGAGTACAAGAATGTTTCTCACTAGTTAGACACTCACTTATACACTTGCCACTCATTTGGAGGACCATAGTTGCAACCCTTACTACTTCGATGCTCAAACTCAGAGCAACCTCCAAGATGTTAGTTTAAAGTGTATCTAAACAATAGAagtttgattataaattataattttttttgttgacaataaaaatataacctTTTTTCGTTCTTATTATAAATTGGTTTAGATCAGTCTTTtgatataaaaaagaaaaattggtTTAGATAACCGGGCCGGTtcataaatttgaataattgaGAATAAACACACTTCCTACACGTATAAAAGGACCGAAAAGACCCTGAAGCGTGTGAAGTATTACGGCGACAAGAGAATCTTTCGGTGGGTTTACACAAACCTGGTAAAAAGGTAGATGGCACATTGGGCTCGGTTTTTATCACGTGAGccacactacaaaaaaaaaatcttatgtgTCCTTTCGGCTGACTTTCTGACTTAAGGATTGAAATGGCAAATCATATCAGGCAACCTCTAATGACCCATGTAAATCACTCAGGCTCAGACCAGTTAAGTTGGCTATAACTTAATGGCCTAAGGCCCAAATATAATTCATCTGAATGATTAGGCCTCACAAACCCGTAAGATAATTAGGGTTTTCATTCCAGGAGACTTTATATTTAAGGTTAAATTTTTTTCCTTCctcgaagaagaaagaaagaagttgAGAACATGGCTTATGCAGCAATGAAGCCCACGAAGGCTGGTTTGGAAGAGCCTCTCGAGCAAATTCATAAGATCAGGATCACTCTCTCCTCCAAGAATGTGAAGAACCTTGAGAAAGGTTTTTATACATCTTTTCCTTTTTGATTTTGATGGCATAACTGTCTCATTTTAGCAATCACGGTTTTGATTTTGATCAGCTCTAAATTTTAGGGTTTATAGGGCTTAACTATTTTAATCGGCTTAAAAAATCTGGTAGAGGAATCAAATTAGCCGATCTAGGGTTTTacaatttaggatttagggtttagcaAAGGTTGTAGCTTTATTCGAATTGAATGAAATGGAAGATTTTTGGTCAGAACAGTGAAGGAGTGTTTTTGATGTCTTACTTGTTCCGTGTAgtgtgtgctgatttggttcgTGGAGCTAAGGACAAGAGACTGAGAACCAAGGGACCAGTAAGAATGCCCACCAAGGTTCTTAAGATCACTACCCGAAAGGCTCCTTGTGGTGAAGGTATATATATACCTGTTTGCTGTCTCAACTTCCAGTACTTTGCTTAGCCTTGACCAGTTGCTTTCTATGATCTCCCATCAGTATGATTAGACTAGAGAGTAGAGATCCATAACTTGTAACATGTCGTTGATCTGGTTAACAGGAACCAACACATGGGACAGATTTGAACTTAGGGTGCACAAGCGAGTGATTGATCTCTTCAGCTCTCCTGATGTGGTCAAGCAAATCACTTCCATCACCATTGAACCTGGTGTCGAGGTCGAAGTCACCATCGCCGACTCttagatacttttttttttgtctgcaaGAAACAAGAATCTCTTACTTTGCCTCTAGTTCGAACTACACTTCTGGATGAAACCAATGTTTTTGTTGTAGTGAAACTTAGCTGAGATATTATCTTTTCAGAGTGTGTTATTTACATCTATGAAAATTGAGATTTGGccccaaaacaaaaaacaaaaaaaaatcaaaattgagATTATAATAACGTGCTTGTACACGAAATTGTATGATTCTCTTAGTTGTTGAAAGGCTTGCGAACTTTCGACAAAATTTGTGAATGAACTAGTGGTCCTTGATCTCAATTTCAATTACCAGCCAGACGACCCTATTTGACATTCCAACACAGAAGTAAGTTGTGACCAGCTTGGCACAGAATTGAAACCTTCTGAATCGTCTGGCGAGTTTGGGAACTTCAGTTTCCCGCTCTTTTTGCTCCCAAATCCAAAAACCCTCATTTCAAAATTCCAAATCTGCTcacctaaaaaaaattatccacacacaaaaaaaaattgattgcaGATTCGTCTCTCGCAACGATTCAATTTACTGTAGTAACCTTCAATCTCCGACTCCGATTAAAGCGAAGTTCCATCTTGCTTCATTTCTCGCTTTTTTTAATCTGGGGGAAGATGCACATAAAGGAGATATGCCTCGAAGGTTTCAAATCATACGCGACGAGGACGGTCGTCTCTGGCTTCGATCCCCACTTCAACGCGATAACGGGTCTGAACGGATCGGGGAAATCGAACATCCTCGATTCCATCTGTTTCGTTCTGGGTATCACCAATCTCCAGCAGGTCCGAGCTGCTAATCTCCAGGAGCTCGTCTACAAGCAAGGCCAAGCTGGGATTACCAAGGCCACCGTCTCCGTTACCTTCGACAACTCCGAGAGACACAGAAGCCCTCTCGGCTACGAAGAGCATCCCGAGATCACTGTTACTCGACAAGTAGGCTTTTCCTCTTTCCCTCTGATTTTAGtcatgttcgtttggttgccgcagtttTCGGCGTCAGCGTCAATGAAAAtagttgttgttcgtttcgtaGACGTCTATGCAATTTTAATCACAGACGCAGATTTTTTCGAGGACGCAGCGTTTAGCCGTTAGCAGACGTAGACGGCGTCAATGAAACGAACaagaatttattaaaaaaattgaggCCGACGCAGCCGTAGGTAGGTAGCTGCTTCAACCAAACGAACAACACTAAATTTATCTTTCAATTGCATTATCACCGTCCCTCACTTTGAATTTGAGCTTCCGTGCGCTTGTGGCTCTTTCATTTGCTCTTACTCATAGTAACGTTTTGCTTTTGGTTTTGAAGATTGTGGTTGGTGGTCGGAACAAGTATTTGATAAATGGGAAGCTTGCGCAACCAAATCAAGTCCAGAATCTATTCCATTCGGTGCAGCTCAACGTCAACAACCCCCACTTTCTCATCATGCAAGGGCGTATCACCAAAGTCTTGAACATGAAACCTCCCGAGATCCTCTCCATGCTCGAGGAAGCTGCTGGCACAAGAATGTACGAGAACAAGAAAGAGGCTGCACTGAAGACGCTTGAGAAAAAGCAAACCAAGGTTGATGAGATTAACAAGCTTCTGGATCATGAGATATTGCCGGCTTTAGAGAAACTGAGGAAGGAGAAAGCGCAGTACATGCAGTGGGCTAATGGTAACGCAGAGCTAGATCGACTGAAGAGGTTCTGTATTGCCTTTGAGTATGTCCAAGCAGAGAAGATTAGAGACAACGCTGTTCATGGGGTGGAAGAGATGAAGGCGAAGCTCACTAGTATTGACGAGGAAACTGAAATGGCACATGAGGAAGTAAAGGGTATTGAGAAACAGATAGAGGATTTGACTCGGGCAAAGGAAGCCAGCATGGGAGGGGAAGTCAAAACTCTGTCCGAGAAAGTGGATTCGCTGTCTCAAGAGATGACACGTGAGTCATCTAAGCTTAATAATAAGGAGGACACCCTTCTGGGAGAAAAAGAGAATGCTGAAAAGGTTAGAGGCATGACGaaaaatttgtttcttttgtcgCTGTTAGAACTGTTACAAATTCTCAGCTATTTCCGACGTCTATAACTTCCTACTCGTTGTTGCTAGATTGTTCACAATATAGAAGAGTTGAAAAAATCCGTAAACGAGAGAGCCGCTGCTGTTAAGAAGTCTGAGGAAGGAGCGGCTGACCTAAAACGAAGATTCCAGGAACTCTCCACCACATTGGAAGAATCTGAAAAGGAGCACCAGGTAATACCACGAAATAACATATTGTTGTTTCTTACCAGATAATATTCTTTTGATTTATGTTAACTTGTCTCCCTTGGTTATTAGGGCGTACTAGCTGGTAAAAGTAGCGGAGATGAAGAGAAATGCCTAGAAGATCAACTACGGGATGGGAAGATTGCTGTTGGAACAGCAGAAACAGAGTTGAAACAGCTGAAAACCAAAATAGGACACTGCGAAAAGGAGCTAAAGGAGAGAAAGTCTCAGTTAATGTCAAAACAGGAGGAAGCCGTTGAAGTTGAGAATGAACTTGGTTCTAGAAAAGGTGATGTGGAACGTGTAAAAAAGATACTTGAATCTATTCCTATTAAAGAGGGTCAAATGGATGCATTGGAGAAGGTTAGCATGCTCACCTTAGTTGATTTCATCAATTTTTACATTTAAGTATACATCTCTAACTGAAATATTCGTTTAGGACCGTGGATCTGTACTTGAAGTTGTGCAAAGGCTGGAAGATAAAGTCCGTGGTTTATCAGCTCAATTAGCAAATGTTCAATTTTCATACCGCGATCCTGTGAGAAACTTTGACCGATCAAAGGTGAAAGGTGTGGtcgcaaaactaataaaagtaaAAGACAGGAACTCAATGACAGCGTTGGAGGTAAATTGGGTATCTTATCACTACACAATACGCATTGTTGGATTTTAATATTCTCAAGTCACTCTGCTTCTTGTTTTCAGGTTACTGCTGGTGGAAAGTTATATAATGTTGTTGTGGACTCAGAAGAAACTGGGAAACAGCTCCTTCAAAATGGAGCTCTTAGGAGAAGAGTTACAATTATACCTCTGAACAAAATTCAATCTTACGTTGTTCAGCCTAGAGTGCAGCAAGCGACTGCTAGATTGGTATGTGGGTTTTTTATATGGTATTTCCatatttaatatctttttttttggttccttGCTAATTTTCCATTTATTTTCAGGTTGGGAAGGATAATGCAGAACTGGCACTTTCTTTAGTCGGTTATAGCCAGGAGATAAAGGTATCTGATAAGTAATTCTCGTTATATCAAGTTTTCAAGAGTATCATAATGTCCATGGCTGATAATCTTCCACTTCATTCATGAGCTCTGATAAATGAGTTTCAACTTCTGTTTTGATCGAATCATGGTCTTTTGCAGAATGCTATGGAGTATGTTTTTGGCTCCACTTTTGTTTGCAAAACTACTGATGCCGCAAAGGAAGTAAGTCTTTACCACGCATTTAGAATTATAGTGGTGTTGCAGCGGCTTCATATAATTTTTGACTTTACGTGGAATATGCATTGCGTAGATTATTTCATTTGTCTGAGCTATTTTTCTAGTTACCTTATATGCATTTGTAGCTCAGCCTTCGGTATATAGATTGTTAAAGCTATCTCTGATCATTAAAGCTAAGTGAAACACATGATATAtgtcaaaattttaaacacCATGTACTCTCTTTATATTGATGGAATGTACATTGTATGGCCTTTTTGGATCTGGTTCTAGCAGTTGGAGAGTACTCTTGACGGATCAGATCTGATAACCGATTCTAAACTTTTATTGGTTATAATTCCAACATCTACTGTACCTTATTTCTTGTCTCATTGTCTTCGCTACTATTTAGTGTTCAATCTATGCCCTGCCCCTCATTGTTTCTTCTGCAGGTTGCTTTCAATAGGGATATTCGAACTCCAAGTGTCACTCTTGAAGGTGATATTTTCCAGCCCAGTGGTCTTCTCACTGGTGGGAGTCGCAAGTATGTTTTTCTTTCTTGGAGTCTTAGATCTCTTACGAGACTTGATTTCTCATGGATGTGGTTCAGAAATGCGTAAACTCAAAGATAAAagcattattttcttatatattccTTTGCCTTAGGGGTGGAGGTGATCTCCTTAGGCAACTTCATGACCTGGCAGAAGCCGAATCAGAATTACAAGGACACCAGAGGAGGTTAGCTGACATTGAAGCACAGGTAAACCCTTAATCTATTTTTCCGCCGAGATAGAACTAAATATATCTTTATAATGCTATCTGATTGCTCTCTTTAGGCTCCTCATGTCACAGTAATAAAGTGTTTTCAGTACTTCAAACTTTAATTGCTTGTTTATCTTGACATCTCAGATCAAAGAGCTTCAGCCCCTTCAAAAGAAATTCACAGATGTTAAAGCACAGTTGGAGCTAAAAACGTATGAATTGTCCTTATTCCTGAAAAGGGCTGAACAGAATGAGCATCACAAGGTTTATATCTCCGTCTTCTATCTATATCTTAAACTAAATTATCTGTTTCGTATTGTCTTTTATTCATACTTGAGACACATATTTACACTTTCGATCCCGCCTACCTATCTATATATAGCTTGGCGAAGCAGTACAAAAACTTGAAGTAGAGCTTGAAGAAACGAGATCCCAAATTAAAGAGAAGGAACTGGCTTACAATAATTGTGTTGATGCTGTCTCCACATTAGAGAAATCCATCAAAGACCATGACAAAAACAGAGAGGGAAGACTCAAAggtttggaaaaaaatattaagaccATTAAAGCTCAGATGCAGGCAGCTTCCAAAGATTTAAAGGTATTCTAGATTTTTCAGTCAAGTACTTATACGCCACTGAACTACTTGAATCATAATTTCTTTTATTGTCCCGAGTTATCCAAATTTATCACGGAAACATTGCCTTCTGAGTTTTCGGAGATTTTCATAAAATCTTTGGCACTTCCAAAACTCGCTGTAACGTTCTGTGGTTCTTCATGCATACAGAGtcatgaaaatgaaaaagaaaaacttgtGATGGAGGAAGAAGCGATGGTTCAGGAACAATCGTCCTTGGAAAGCCAGTTAGCTTCATTGAAAGCCCAGATTACCACTCTGACTACGGAAGTAGACGAGCAGCGGGCCAAGGTGATTATAGTCACTACTCTTGGTTAGATTTGTTGATAATGAGGAAATATATCATGTTAAGATATGATTCCTCTGCAGGTTGATGCCTTACAGAAGATTCATGATGAGTCTCTTGCCGAGCTCAAGTTAATACATGCAAAGATGAAGGAATGCGATACACAGATAAGTAGTTTTGTCACTGAGCAGGAAAAATGTCTACAGAAGCTTACTGACATGAAGCTTGAGAAAAAGAAGCTGGAAAATGAGGTATTCTTTCTAACCTGCATTGGTTTATGCTTTTTTTATGGAAGTGCTATTAGTCCTATCCCTTATTCCTTTTTAATGTTTTGTATTTGCCTTAAGCTTCTTAATGGGTAAGAAACACTCAATTTAAGAGGGTATGCTGATTGAAGTGGAActgaatataaaattaaaactttctGGTAACTTGATTATGATATAAAGAGGATAAAGTTGGTTTTGTTCGTAAGAATTTCTACAATGATTTTTAGTTTATTGTAACTTCTACATGTCGAGTGATATACTTTCCATGAGAACTCTctccaaatatattttataggtGGTAAGGATGGAGACGGATCATAAAGACTGCTCAGTGAAAGTCGACAAGCTCGTTGAGAAGCATACATGGATAGCATCTGAAAAGCAGCTTTTTGGAAAAGGAGGGACAGATTATGATTTTGAATCTTGTAATCCATACGTAGCTAGAGAAAAGCTCGATAAGCTCCAGTCAGATCAGTCAAGGTATGTGTAACATGTATCTATACTAATCTTCACATTCTGGGAGTGCAACATAATAATCTTCTTCTGTTGCTGGTTATTCATTATCTTCATAAAGCTTGGAAAAAAGAGTGAACAAGAAGGTTATGGCTATGTTCGAGAAAGCAGAAGATGAATACAATGCGCTGATATCGAAGAAAAATACAATTGAGGTTAGTTACTGAGTGATGAGTGCCTGCTGTATTTCAATAGCTTCGTGTGCAAATCACTAATGGAACTTTTATTCACTAGAATGACAAATCCAAAATCACGAAAGTGATTGAGGAGCTCGacgagaagaaaaaagaaacccTGAAAGTTACATGGGTTAAGGTTAACCAGTAAGTTGCCTCCTTTTTTCCAACAATGAGTCTGTTGTATCCCTTTCCATATCTTTTTCTGATGTGTATCTTTGTTAAATCATATGTTTAGGGATTTCGGATCAATTTTTTCAACTTTATTACCTGGTACCATGGCAAAGCTAGAACCTCCTGAAGGCGGTACTTTCCTTGATGGTTTGGAGGTGCGTGTTGCCTTTGGTAAAGTATGGAAGCAGTCTTTGTCTGAACTCAGCGGAGGGCAAAGATCCCTTCTTGCGCTATCATTAATCTTGGCATTGCTTCTCTTCAAACCTGCtcctctttatatattagacgaGGTATATCTTTTGCTTTTTCAATTTCAGATTTCTCAGCAAGTGAAAAAAGAGAAACACATTCATGATTTTGTATTTGTCAGGTTGATGCAGCTCTTGATCTCAGCCACACACAGAACATAGGAAGAATGATAAAAGCTCATTTCCCTCACTCACAGGTCAAAACTCCATCTCAACCCTTTACTTAATCATATGTTGTCTACTTTAAATCCAATGCTTGGTCTCAAAACTGTCTCTGCTTCTGAAACCTCATTTTTCAACAGTTTATCGTGGTTTCGCTGAAGGAAGGAATGTTCAACAATGCCAATGTTCTTTTCCGGACAAAGTTCGTGGATGGAGTTTCTACAGTCCAGAGGACAGTAACAAAGCAGACCAAGTGATCAATCTCTGCTTATACCTCAATCGAAACATTAGCAAACAAGTATCCACCACTGCTCGGAACGTTTTCATTGTCCATAATTTATCTTTATGTTTCTTCTTGCTCTTTGCTGTGAAGAGATACTCGGTTTAGATGTTTGTCTTAATGAGATTCAAAGCTGGTTCGGTTTTTTTTATCGGTTCTGTTTGTTTTGTAACAGATGTTTCTTTGTAGCTGAACGGTATTGATGTTATATTTACGAGTGAAGAAACAGTATAATCAGGTTTTAGTATTAAACAAGTAGAGATTGTAGTATAAACAGAGCATTCATACGTTTTTCTACTTTTCAAAGAAGTGAAAGTAATGCCTCAGGGTGAAAAATGAGAAATCTCATGCAGGTTCTGGTCGGATCTTTCGGAAACATCCAAAACTTTCTACTCTCTCGCAGATACTCACGCATGGGGATCTTCTTAGCCGATGCAACTCTAGCACATCTCTTCATTCATGGATACTACTTGCTGCCATGTCAGAAAATCAAGTCATTGTTGGTGCCATCAGAGTATGTTGGTGCTACGGAGGACGAGCTTCGTGATCTTTTAGAGTTTCGCTGCACCATGGAGGATTGTGATATGTTGGAGGCTGAGGTAACGAGTGATGAGGTTCAAAAGGTATTATTTGCTATGCCAAGTAACAAATCCCCTGGGCCTGATGGATTCCCCTGTGAATTTTTTAAAGCTACTTGGGCAGTTCTTGGTCAGGATTTCGTGGTGGCGGTTCAGTCTGTTTTCAAATATGGTTTCCTCCCAAAAGGTGTGAATTCCACGATCCTTGCTTTGATCCCAAAGAAGATTGACTCAATGGAGATGAAAGACTTTCGACCGATTTCGTGTTGTAATGTCTTAT
This genomic window contains:
- the LOC103874675 gene encoding structural maintenance of chromosomes protein 2-1, coding for MHIKEICLEGFKSYATRTVVSGFDPHFNAITGLNGSGKSNILDSICFVLGITNLQQVRAANLQELVYKQGQAGITKATVSVTFDNSERHRSPLGYEEHPEITVTRQIVVGGRNKYLINGKLAQPNQVQNLFHSVQLNVNNPHFLIMQGRITKVLNMKPPEILSMLEEAAGTRMYENKKEAALKTLEKKQTKVDEINKLLDHEILPALEKLRKEKAQYMQWANGNAELDRLKRFCIAFEYVQAEKIRDNAVHGVEEMKAKLTSIDEETEMAHEEVKGIEKQIEDLTRAKEASMGGEVKTLSEKVDSLSQEMTRESSKLNNKEDTLLGEKENAEKIVHNIEELKKSVNERAAAVKKSEEGAADLKRRFQELSTTLEESEKEHQGVLAGKSSGDEEKCLEDQLRDGKIAVGTAETELKQLKTKIGHCEKELKERKSQLMSKQEEAVEVENELGSRKGDVERVKKILESIPIKEGQMDALEKDRGSVLEVVQRLEDKVRGLSAQLANVQFSYRDPVRNFDRSKVKGVVAKLIKVKDRNSMTALEVTAGGKLYNVVVDSEETGKQLLQNGALRRRVTIIPLNKIQSYVVQPRVQQATARLVGKDNAELALSLVGYSQEIKNAMEYVFGSTFVCKTTDAAKEVAFNRDIRTPSVTLEGDIFQPSGLLTGGSRKGGGDLLRQLHDLAEAESELQGHQRRLADIEAQIKELQPLQKKFTDVKAQLELKTYELSLFLKRAEQNEHHKLGEAVQKLEVELEETRSQIKEKELAYNNCVDAVSTLEKSIKDHDKNREGRLKGLEKNIKTIKAQMQAASKDLKSHENEKEKLVMEEEAMVQEQSSLESQLASLKAQITTLTTEVDEQRAKVDALQKIHDESLAELKLIHAKMKECDTQISSFVTEQEKCLQKLTDMKLEKKKLENEVVRMETDHKDCSVKVDKLVEKHTWIASEKQLFGKGGTDYDFESCNPYVAREKLDKLQSDQSSLEKRVNKKVMAMFEKAEDEYNALISKKNTIENDKSKITKVIEELDEKKKETLKVTWVKVNQDFGSIFSTLLPGTMAKLEPPEGGTFLDGLEVRVAFGKVWKQSLSELSGGQRSLLALSLILALLLFKPAPLYILDEVDAALDLSHTQNIGRMIKAHFPHSQFIVVSLKEGMFNNANVLFRTKFVDGVSTVQRTVTKQTK
- the LOC103874674 gene encoding 40S ribosomal protein S20-2, giving the protein MAYAAMKPTKAGLEEPLEQIHKIRITLSSKNVKNLEKVCADLVRGAKDKRLRTKGPVRMPTKVLKITTRKAPCGEGTNTWDRFELRVHKRVIDLFSSPDVVKQITSITIEPGVEVEVTIADS